The nucleotide window CCGCACGGTATCCGAGCTGGTGCGGATGCGCGACCGCGGCGAGACCTGGTAGCCCCGGAGGAGCGGCGGGAGCGGGGCTACTTCCGCTTCCGCGCGCTCCGCGCCACCGCGAGGGCCTTCTCCATCCAGGGCCGCAGCTGGTCCGGGTCCTCCAGCAGCTCGCCGGGGAGCTCGTGGTACCGCATGGGCTTCGCCTCCTCCCCGAAGGGGCGGAACGGCCCCTTCCCCGCCCGCTCGAAGTCGGGCCGGTTGGTGTCGTCGGTCTTGAAGTAGACCAGGTCGTCGTCCATCAGCGCGAAGAACACCCCCTCCGAGTAGATGCCGACGCCCCCGAACATGGCCCGGGAGGTCACCGGCGCCACCCGGCCGAGCTGCTCCAGCACGTAGTCGCGGAACTCGCGGCTCACCGCCATGAAGGCCCTCCTCTCCCCGTGAAGGCCGCACGGACCCCGTGCGGCCGCGCCGAAGTCCGGCTGCCCGCGGAGTCCGGCCCGGCCAGCAGCGGGTACGGATTGCGGGCTCCCCCTCCCCTCGCGTAGATCCCGTAGTGCAGGTGACAGGGCGTCCCCCGCGCGTTGCCGGTGTCGCCCACGTAGCCCAGGGTGTCGCCCGGCTGCACCC belongs to Longimicrobiaceae bacterium and includes:
- a CDS encoding TfoX/Sxy family protein, coding for MAVSREFRDYVLEQLGRVAPVTSRAMFGGVGIYSEGVFFALMDDDLVYFKTDDTNRPDFERAGKGPFRPFGEEAKPMRYHELPGELLEDPDQLRPWMEKALAVARSARKRK